Below is a window of Chelmon rostratus isolate fCheRos1 chromosome 23, fCheRos1.pri, whole genome shotgun sequence DNA.
CTCCACAGTTTTGTGCTCAAACAGAAgattatttcagcattttactcTTAATGGAAATcatacaaaaacatgggaatGCGTTCCAGAGTTCATCTCTGATATACAACTGTTCATCCACTTACTACTCATGCAGGAAAGCCTTTGGATCCTCAGTACTCACAAATGAGAAACGCTGTCTAACATGGAACTATCTACAGATATGAATAATGCATCATCAGCAATTATATAAGAGGaaattcaataaataataaataaagttgCTCAAAAAGTTGTGAAACAGCACAGTCAAAGAAAAATTTGGCATCTCATAACCATTTTagtattttgtgtatttacagTGCAGGTGGTCGTTTTGATGGTTTACCACAGGTGGCAAAGCTGACGTGAACTGCAGGAGATGGTGACGAAGTTACCGTAAAAATGTTGCCTCACTACAGAAAGTTGTCATTGAAGATGTGTAAGGTTCAGGGTCTGAGGAGCAGCACGGCGCAGCTCCAGACGCCCATGCAATAATCCAGTAACTAACAAGGGTCTGGAACAGTCTTGTACCTGAATGCAAGCCTGCCAGTGGAGCAGAAAGAGCTGTATACAAAACTGACAGCAACCGTCAGCTCTAATAAATTAACTACAGTATAAAATGTTTCACTcttgtgctgtatgtgtgtgtgtgacacagtttCTCTTCTTACAGTACAGCTGGCTGAACAGGGAGTTTCCCACAAACCTGACATTGCATGTTAAAGTCCTTTTAacccattttatttattaatggaACTGCTGAACAGTGTTTGATGTACATTGATTCTCCATTTGAAAGCAATAATATAGCCCACAGTTTGCTGATCACTGAATAAGGTAAGATGGGTCCAGAAGTTAATGGTTAGAAGTTTATTGGTCTGGCTTCAAAGCGAGACTGTGTAACCTCTGAtaaaagaaataacacaatTCTTCTTTTGGGAAATAAAAGCTGGATTCATGAGCAACAAAGACCACTTTTTGATCCAGTCTTACTGGGTCTGGTATGACCTGCAGCTTATgtgagctaatgttagcaaactttagatATTGCAGTGTAACAGACATTACTGAATGTATTAGCTTAGTGCTTGACTCTTCTCTACTTGTGCTACTGTTACCCTATGGTTTGGGTAGCCCAATACTTTGCAGCGATTTCAATTAATTCCAATGATTTGTCCAGGACActtttagcctagcttagcacaattTCCCAGAATGTTCTACTTCATAATTTAACTATTTTAAATATGATGACAAAATCTCAGTTGTGGCAGCTTCAATATGAAAATGTCCATGCTGACTTTCAGAAACTCGCATCACAACCCTGGTAGTATATGAGGTAAAGCTGTTTTGGAGGGTGAATGCTCCACAGCATTCTCTTTCAAGGTGACTTTCTATGACGGTAAACAAAGGTACAAAATCCTacaaataaataagacaaataaagtGTGGGTTTTGCCTCCTGGTCGGTGGTCTTCAGTtgactctgtctctgttgtgtgCTTCTGCAAAACAAGACAGGTTTGGCAAAtgtaaaaaacagcaaagtcttCGAGGGACAAACAACATGATGATGATTCTGCGATACAGTCTAACCAGCAGCGAGGATGGCTTTCCAACCTGGGGGTCATGAGATCATTTATCGgattgttttcaaatgaaacagattGAGAGGGAGATATCTCTCTTTGGGGGGCAGCACCGCTGTCTTAGAAAGAAAGACGATGAGATCTTTAAATCTGCCGATAATCAACCAGACAATATAACATGGACCCCCCCTACAAAGAGTGTTGCTGGAGAAAACTCATGGAGTGTCCAAAACGAAAAGGTTTCAgtacatttcatggcaatttcccttttttttgttttgttttgatatcaCTTGtacaagaagaaaatgtgacctGATGACGGTACAAGAAGAAGGGTCAAATCATCACCTGGGGACCACTAAAGTGGGTCTATGTAACGTCTACGTTTTTCttggttcaggttcaggtgtgATGAAACTATGATCAGGTGATGGGTACGTCAAGCAGCACGTCTCCTCGTCCCATACAGTGTGCTTACTTGTTGATTTGCTTTGGTCTGCTCATCTGTGACATTCTGAACTGTAGTGTTGCAGTAGCACAGGTAGAGGAAGGTGCTTCAGCCAAGACGCTCATTCATGTCAGTTACACAATATCTAATACAGAAGTCTGCTAACATTAATTAAGCAAGGGTCAGTTGAATGGCTTCTACATTCAACTTTtcaatgtgttatttcttctttcgTACTTTAAATCACTCCATGGTTAATGTGGCCAGTAGCTGTTGGGGTATTATTCATTTGGTCCTGGTGTTCAATATTTATATCAGTCTTCCTTTCACTTCTTGAGCCACCATGTGTACTGAACAATGCTTTAACAGCTCCCTTGCCTTCTCTacatgtcttcctctgcagtcaTACTATACCTGCCAGGGCcccactgtgctgctggagctggctGGTGAAGAAGCGCTCCCGCTGGGACACCTGCTCGTCCCAGGCCTCCAGTATTCTCTGTTGGTCCCCAGGGTCCATGGTCAGGGTGTCCGGGTGGGCCTCGTCGATGTGGGCCCTCACTCCCTCCAGGCTGTGGGAGTACTGCAGCTCCCCGCACACCATgcacaccagcagctggttgagCGGATCGTAGTCCATGAGGTAGCGGTTCCTCCACACGATGTCTGCGACCGGACCTTCATCACCGTTATTATTCTCATAGTCAGGAAACAGAAGCTCTGACtcatctggagagagagagagaaactttgtGACTTTCAGCAGTCTAAGTGCACTGTTTTAGGTTCAAAGTTGCATAGCTGATGCTTCACCTTCTACTGGTGCTGTGTAATGTGAGTATGGAAATGATCCTGGGTCAGTGTCCACTGAAATgctgtgaaagagagagaacattTCCTTTCATTATCATCCTGCATCCAGCTGAAAGCACAACTCATTTTACAGGATTTCCCACCTCATTAGATGCTCTGACTCCTCGGAGGAGCTCACCCACTGACCAGAATCCTACAGGCgttagacagagaggaagaaaagcagtttAAAGACTGGAATGAACAACCTGACAATATGTTCACACTGGACTCAacgtctcccagttctgtttcAGCCTTCTTACTgtacatcacaacacatcataCACCTGAGAAATCTACTGAATGGCACGAGTTTACACCcattattaaaaatgtgtgtttaaactAACAGCCATATGCATTTATGGACTAATTTGAGAGATACGGTAAGTATAATTAAGTCTGCAATTACAACATCAGCCACCAAGACTGAAATGTCAAGTGTGTTTTTAGGAGACACATCATGGATCAGAACTTAATTTGTGGACCTGAACAGACTTTGTCACCATCTACAACCATCTTCCAGTTTTCAGTAACACCTGAGCAGTGTTTTATTATGGCTTATCTGCATTCTTCATAATAATTAGACAGACCTGTAAGCcatgaaatattttatatacCTGTGCTTGCAGGTCCTGGGCAGGCAGGATGGGCCTCCAGTCGTTGGAGGCTCTCCTTGGGGTTCCTCCCTTATCCCGAATGGCCTTCCTAGCTCTCTGCTCCTTCTTTTTTATCCTCCAGTACTCCCGTTTCCTCCTCAGAAAATCCTCCTCAGACTCCCCTGGGATAGGCTTTGGTGGAGCCATGGAACTTGTAGGTGCCGGCTTGCTGGTAGGCTCTATCATATGTGTGGGGCTCTGAAGTTGGGCACAGGGGATTTTTATTGGACTGAGGGTGGAGCTGGGAGTTTGAGCAGGGGGCTCAATGGGGAGCAGGTTGATGGTGGACAGTGGGTTGTCTGGGGGCTTCAGAGTCTGGAGGCAGGGAGATGAGTCTGCATCTGCGCCTCTGGACATCCACTTTTGTGGTCCTGGCAGGGCTTGTCGCTGATTCTCTGGAGCTCCTACATAGTCACACTCAATCTGCGAAGGCTCAACGTTCACTTTACTTTGCGCACTTCTGGGTGAACAGGAGACAGTGGTGACGGGCAATTTGACCTGGAGAGTGTTAGGTGACTGCTGAGCGGTGCATGTTGTCGGGCTGACGACCAGGACCGTAGGGATGCTTGTCGCTGCAGTCAGAGAAGCGACGGGTGGTTTGGGTTGGAGGGCTGGTTTTGCTGGAGGATTCACACCCTTAACAGCATTGATGATAGCGAGGCCTGGAGcctgaaagacaacaaaacaagaataaatgatttatctcactttttcacagtgaaacacaatcTAATGCAGCAATCAGACAATAACCTCTCTGAAACATGCGCACATAGGTTTGCCCCTAGCTTTAAGCTGGCCCCTCTCAGTCACTCTCCTCTATTTTTGCTGTTCAAGTGTCAAATGCCAGACAGAGGTTTGCGGTAAAGTGCTTCAGGTTTCAGCTGGAGGGGGCACTGGTCATGCCTACGAGCACTGAACTCTTAACAGCCACAGTCTCACGGAGCAGGTACTGATATCTTTAGCATCACCTGAAACACATACCTCAAAGAGCGTTAAAGAATAAACATATGTCTCTAAATCGCTGCTGTGGATCTTTTTTAGTTCAGATAAACTATGAAAACTGTACAATCCGACTTCATCAACCATCAAGGGTCAAAAGCTGGTTTATTTTAAGGGTCACCCACCAGTCTGACTGCAAAAGTTCTAAGACAATGCTATTCAAATGCCTCACAACAGGGTGTATGGAAGGccaaacaggacaggacaaaAGGTTTTTGATATGCACCAGATAGCGTCCTGTGTGCACCAGACACTTTTAAATGAATACCACATGGTTTCTGGTGCACACCAGAAACTAAACAGAAAGGTTTTGCTCATATCCACACACAGTTAGCCAAGATTAAACCTCATCTTCTAGCTGATGTTCCTCAAATTTCTGTAATTCAGTAGCTTTTCTCATAGCTACGTGTTCCTGGGGTCTTCAATCCATTATCTGACCTAAATGAGTAACTAATATTGAACTGGCTATCAAGTATGAAGGCCATGGTATTTAAATAGAGGCTGATTAGCATGCTGTTAGAGCATATCCTATCACTCTTTGCCACTGGCTCATTGTGAAGTTGTGGGTTGtattaacaaaaacacaatgtgctAAAAATCAGGCACGTTTAATATTATATGTTGGCTAGTTACTACACTGCCACACAATGTTGTCTACATGTTGCAGATGgtacaaaatgaacattattgTGTCACATCACCTGGATGTCTCTCTGCGAGAGCCGACTGCTGcactctccctgtctctctgtctgccttgcCTTTAACCTGgccctctgctgcctcttcaTCAGCTTCCAGtactccctcttcctctgcaggctgGTCAGACCGCTGTGCTCCATCACCACACTGTGATATCTTTGTGCGGATGGCAGGGTGCTGTCGTGGCATTGCTCTTGTGCCTGACATTGTTGCTCACAGTGTTGTTGTAGCTGTGGTTGATCCATGGGTAGGTGGTGTAGCTTTGGCGGCTCTGGGGAACAGTAGTTTTGATGGCCTGCTTTTCTGTTGCAAAGCCTCTGTGTTCTGCGTGGCGATGACGGGCCGTCCGAGGCTTCTATGGGGTTAACTATGAAGTCTGAAGGGGTTTGGGATGGGTGCTCACAGGTGGGATGTGGGACGACATCAGTGGACGtagggagaggtggaggtgtcTCGCTAATTTGTGGTACCAAAGCATCGGCGTCTGGCTGCCAGGTTTTTATTTCCAACGTCACGTCAGCAGCAATAGGAGCCACTTCCTTTTCAAATAAAGGCTGAGGTGCATTTGGCTTCATCTCTGGCTCTGAAGTCTCTTCTGTTGACTCTATTTTAATGTCAGTTTGCTCACTTTTACACTCTGTGACTGTGCTAAGTGATTCCTCCAGGAGCTTCTTCATAGAGGCCACAGCTAGCAGAGTGGTAGCCTGGCTGTCTGCATTCAGAGCTGGGTCAGGCTCTGGCTGAGGAGCTGTAGGTGGTGTTGGGGGTTTCATATCTGGACAGATGGCTTGTTCTGGTTGAGAAATTAGGTCAACTGCTGGCACAGACTCACCCTCTTGTTTTATCTCACTTGTGTGTGGCGTTATAGGCACGGTGTTGTTGGGGAAAGGTTGTGCATTTCCTGTATGGTTTGCAAGCCTTCTGCCTAGCGGCGCGGTGGTTGCCGCTGCTTGCTTCTGGGCCTTCCTCCTCTGTAAGGCCGCGTTGGCCCTGGCTTGTAGAACACCCTGCTTCAGTCGAGCAGCACGAGCTGCCCGCTGCTCGCGTTTCTTTATCCTCCAGTACTCCCTCTTCCTcgccatcctctcctcctcggtCAGCTCCGGATCCAGAAAGAGCACTGACGGCGCGCTACTTGAAACTGCCATTTTCATAACACAGCCACCGCGGTTCGACCCTGCTGCCGAACCTCCGGAAATGGCATTTTGACGGCTTTGAGGATGAGTGAGAATGAGCTGACCTACAGTTTGGATTGCTAATGAGTGTGAATTAGGAACAGTTGTGCTTTCAAGTTGAGCTCTTGGTCTGATTGACGGCAGTCTTGGAGGATTACTGACTGACtgtacaggaggaggaggagagacttTCACCTGAGCTGGGCGGAGTGGAGGAGAGGGCTGGTTTGCACATATGGGTTCAATACCTCTCTGTTTAGTATCACGCTGACGAGGAGGTTTTGTGGTAGGAGTATTATTAGAAACTACATGAAGCTCCTCTTCACctttgtgtgctgctgcagcgctgTGGTCTGGAGGAACCTGTGGAATGTTAATGGTCACAGTCCCGTCCTCTTTGATGAACCCTCCAATGGTCTCCGAGGCGTGGGTGAGGGTGCTTCCTCCTGACTGCGCCAGTGCTCTGGCCCTCCTCATCTCTTCCAGGATTTTCTGGTAGCGTTTCACTCTTCGCATCAGAGAGTCCTTCTCCTTCAGCCGAGCCTTCACCTCCATCGACAGCTTAGCTCGCTGCTCGCGCTTTTTAATGCGCCAGTACTCTCGCCGTTTGGCTATGATCTGCTCAGGTGTGTCATTAGGGTCTATTTTGGGGATATTTCTGCTACCAAAGACTGAAGCAAGCATTGGGGATTTACATCTTATATGTCTTTGATTCATGAAATTCTTCTGGGCGTCAATGAACCTCTGTCGAGGTGTTTTACATCGTGCAATCCCTCGGGAAACATTAGAAACATGTACATAAGTTGAGAGCTTTCTCTGGGGCTCCCCTGGCTTTTTCACAGAAATAACATCAGCTGTTATAGCTGTCTGTGTTATCCTATTCCCATGTGGATTTTGTACTCTTATCTGATCCGCTCGCAGGTTAACTGGAGCTAAACTTGCTGCCCTATTTTGCAGTCTATCATTTTCCCTTTTGGCAGATGTAAATGAAGTTCTGACTCGAGTGTGACACTGCTTCTGGCCTACTCCTCTTAAAAACGACTGAGGTGGAAGATGCTGAATGATTGTGCCGGCCACGAgtcctgttttttgtgttgtttgccTCTGAAACGTCACCTCCCTGACTTGCGTTCGCTCTCTGGCTTTAGCTATTCGAGCTGCCACCTTTGCTCTCTGCTCTCGCTTTTTGATCCGCCAGTGCTCTCTGCGCTtggctgctctctcctcctcggaCTCCAGCGAAGGTTGAGAGTTGGGAACACCTTTAGCCCTCTGCGAGGTGACCAAGGCACTCTTTGTTACACTTTGAGGTGTTGCGTTTGCTGCTTTGCCCTCAGATTTAATAGAAACGGTGACACATGGAGAAGACACGAGAATCATACCTGTGGTCACATTGGTGGGTAAGAGTTTGGGCTGAATGTGTAATGCAACTTGTGCCTTCTGTTGCGTTTTGGGGACCGACGCTCCCTGCATAGACACAGATGGCTGAGGTGTTGGTTTAGCCGAGCTGCCATTGGTAATTCTGGCCACTCTGACCGGAGGCACTGAGGAACTGGTGTTCGGCTGGGTTCCTGTGGGTGTGGGTGAGGTAATGGCTCTGCTCACAGCACCTCTTGCTGTTAGGCATTTCACTGTCGCTCTGTCACCCCTAGCAACTTTGGCTGAGATGGAACATGATGCTGGCGGGACCTTGTTGAGTTTCATTGTCTGGAGCCACCTCTCCTTTTGGCTTTCAGTGGCTTCAGCTGAGCTGCCCCCCACTTTGTTTCCACTCTGTGATGCAGGAGGGATATTGGCTGTTTTGCATGAGTCATCATTACTCTgcaaaggagaagagaaagcagTGACGGAGCTGGACAAACTGGAATTCACCACTGCAGGGGCATTTAGATGTAGGAGCTTTCTCCCATGACTCTCTTGTGTTggctttcctctctgctctgacagtCGAGCCCTCTGCTCCCGTTTCTTGGTCCTCCAGTATTCTCTCTTTTGGGCGAGGGTGGCATCATCATATTCTGAAGCAGGCCGGTAGCGGTGGGACGTTGAACCCCCTTTACCTTTTGCAGTTGGCATGCTATCGCCAGCTTGGACAGCCCATCAGTTCTCATCCAACAGTACCGGCTGGCTCTTTTTCGTCACACCAGAATCCTCACTGCCATTAGCTTACATGGTGAACTCCTATACGACGCCTCAGTGGGTGTTTTTGCTCTGCTGAGCAGGTGCCAAATCTCTCAGACATCACATCGGTATGCAGGTGTCctgaagaacagaaaacaattCTTAGCTGCATCTTACCAACTGTTGAGAGATCTGAGGAAACAATTTATGAATCAGGCTGTAAAGAAGTTAAATTAGTGTTAGTTCAACTATAGCATCAGTGACCATTTTATCAGCTATACCTGGTACAATTTAATGCAATCCAATCAGATGGCCCTGACATAAATTCTACCTTCAGATGGAggttcagtttttgttgccactgttagAGAGGTGTTAATTCAACAAGACGTTTATAATTGAGGCTGTAGTCGACAGCGGGGTTGTACTGGACTTCATACACTAAGAAGTGTCACTAATGTTTTGCCCACCCCATTGATAAAATAAGGCTGCAACTAAGAATTACTGTTATTACAAATAGGTCTACCAATGATTTTCGCAAGTAATTCATTGATCATTTGGTCTTTAATATGTCAGATAGtttacaaaaatctataaaGTAGTTAAGAGTGCTCATGACAATATGTGTTGATGTATTTAAAGGTGCTGTTGTTCCACCAACAGTTCAAAGTTTCCTACCAAAGGAAGCTAAGAAGACCAGcgtattttcacattttaaccGCTGAAACCACTGAATAAAAAGCAAGTCAAATGATTAACTGATCAGCAGAGTTGCTGCCaagtcattttctgtcagtgaaCAAGTGAATTcatcaaataatcatttcagttcTGTTACAATCATATGCTAGAGACACATCTCAATATAATGTAGAGCAGTAAAGCACAAACTACAACCTCTACAATAAACATGTAGC
It encodes the following:
- the LOC121626882 gene encoding uncharacterized protein LOC121626882 — its product is MPTAKGKGGSTSHRYRPASEYDDATLAQKREYWRTKKREQRARLSEQRGKPTQESHGRKLLHLNAPAVVNSSLSSSVTAFSSPLQSNDDSCKTANIPPASQSGNKVGGSSAEATESQKERWLQTMKLNKVPPASCSISAKVARGDRATVKCLTARGAVSRAITSPTPTGTQPNTSSSVPPVRVARITNGSSAKPTPQPSVSMQGASVPKTQQKAQVALHIQPKLLPTNVTTGMILVSSPCVTVSIKSEGKAANATPQSVTKSALVTSQRAKGVPNSQPSLESEEERAAKRREHWRIKKREQRAKVAARIAKARERTQVREVTFQRQTTQKTGLVAGTIIQHLPPQSFLRGVGQKQCHTRVRTSFTSAKRENDRLQNRAASLAPVNLRADQIRVQNPHGNRITQTAITADVISVKKPGEPQRKLSTYVHVSNVSRGIARCKTPRQRFIDAQKNFMNQRHIRCKSPMLASVFGSRNIPKIDPNDTPEQIIAKRREYWRIKKREQRAKLSMEVKARLKEKDSLMRRVKRYQKILEEMRRARALAQSGGSTLTHASETIGGFIKEDGTVTINIPQVPPDHSAAAAHKGEEELHVVSNNTPTTKPPRQRDTKQRGIEPICANQPSPPLRPAQVKVSPPPPVQSVSNPPRLPSIRPRAQLESTTVPNSHSLAIQTVGQLILTHPQSRQNAISGGSAAGSNRGGCVMKMAVSSSAPSVLFLDPELTEEERMARKREYWRIKKREQRAARAARLKQGVLQARANAALQRRKAQKQAAATTAPLGRRLANHTGNAQPFPNNTVPITPHTSEIKQEGESVPAVDLISQPEQAICPDMKPPTPPTAPQPEPDPALNADSQATTLLAVASMKKLLEESLSTVTECKSEQTDIKIESTEETSEPEMKPNAPQPLFEKEVAPIAADVTLEIKTWQPDADALVPQISETPPPLPTSTDVVPHPTCEHPSQTPSDFIVNPIEASDGPSSPRRTQRLCNRKAGHQNYCSPEPPKLHHLPMDQPQLQQHCEQQCQAQEQCHDSTLPSAQRYHSVVMEHSGLTSLQRKREYWKLMKRQQRARLKARQTERQGECSSRLSQRDIQAPGLAIINAVKGVNPPAKPALQPKPPVASLTAATSIPTVLVVSPTTCTAQQSPNTLQVKLPVTTVSCSPRSAQSKVNVEPSQIECDYVGAPENQRQALPGPQKWMSRGADADSSPCLQTLKPPDNPLSTINLLPIEPPAQTPSSTLSPIKIPCAQLQSPTHMIEPTSKPAPTSSMAPPKPIPGESEEDFLRRKREYWRIKKKEQRARKAIRDKGGTPRRASNDWRPILPAQDLQAQDSGQWVSSSEESEHLMSISVDTDPGSFPYSHYTAPVEDESELLFPDYENNNGDEGPVADIVWRNRYLMDYDPLNQLLVCMVCGELQYSHSLEGVRAHIDEAHPDTLTMDPGDQQRILEAWDEQVSQRERFFTSQLQQHSGALAEAHNRDRVN